In the bacterium SCSIO 12741 genome, GTACTTAATATGGTACAAGCGGTGGAACTTGCCATCAAGACTCCGCATGTCAATGAATCGTACAACATCTCTAACGGTGAACCGGTGAATTTATGGGATTCGATTTTTTCAGTTTTAGAAGCTATCGGAATTCCAAAGCCCACCAAGCGCATTCCATATAAAGCTTTGCTGTGGATTGCTGGTTTGCTTGAATTTAAAGCCCGAGTGTGGGGTGGGCGTGAGCCAGTATTAACCAAGTACTCGGTTGGCGTATTGGCTACCTCCTTCGTTTTTGATATTCGAAAGGCTCGGGAAAAACTGGGTTATCGTCCGACACAAACCACAGCAGAGGCGATGAATGAATTTGTTCAATGGTATTTAGCAAAACAACATGGTAGAAGTAAAGTTTGAATTGAGATCGGCAGGTTATTGCGAAGCCAAAGAATCACAGGCTTTGAGAGGTAGGCCCAATAATCCCATGAAGTTTTATGCTACCTATGCTCACATTGAACATCCGGTTCATGGACACATCCTATTTGATACGGGATATACCCGCCGTTTTTATGAAGGCACTCAAGAACTTCCTTTAAAGATATACGCCAACGTCACTAAGGTTTTCATCACCGAGGAAGAAGAGGCGAAAAATGCGCTGCAAGAAAGTGGCATTGATCCAGCCGCAATTAAGTACATAATTGTATCCCATTTTCACGCCGACCATATCGGAGGCCTCAAGGATTTTCCTAATGCTCAATTTATTTGCTCCAAGGAGGGCTTTGAAGATGTGATTGGAAAAACGGGCTTCTCTGCTTTGAGAAGAGGCTTCGTTCCTAACCTCCTTCCCGATGATTTTTCGGAAAGAGCTCATTTCGTTTCCTTCGATCGAGCCACCAAGAAGGTATATGGTCTGGGCAATGTGATTGATTTTTTTGGGGATGATTCTCTGATAATCTGTCGGCTTAACGGACACGTCAAAGGGCAAATTGGTCTCTTGCTTCAAGCGGAAAAACGGATACTGCTTATTTCTGACGCTGCCTGGTTGACGGAGAATTACAAAGACCTGCATCTGCCCAGCCCCATGGTGCGGTTGTTTTTTCATTCCTGGCGTGCCTACAAAGAGAGTCTTTACCGTGTTCATGCCTACCACAAGAGGAATCCGGAAACTGAGATTATCCCCTGTCATTGCGAACAAACCTTTAGAAGGATAACCGGAAAAACATGAAACTATCCAAACCAGCCATCATCAAACACTTCCTAACCTTTCGCCTTTCTCGTCTCATGAGATCGAATTGGGTTGGATCAGCCAGGAAGAAAACATGGAAGAAAAACCTTTCGAGGTCACCTTTCTATAGTTCTCTTGTATCCTCGGGTGAATTTCCATTGATGAATAAGGAGCTCTTTATGGAGAACTTCGATTCTATCAATACGGTGGGAATAAAAAAGGAAGAAGCTTTTGCCCTTGCTCAAGAAAGTGAAAAATCCAGGGATTTTGCTCCAGCCATTCGGGGTATTAGTATCGGTCTTTCATCCGGAACCAGCGGAAATCGTGGAATATTTTTAACCAGTAAGCGGGAGAAGGAGTTATGGGTAGCAGCCGTTTTGGATCGGGTGATTGGAATTTCCTGGAAGAAACGGAAGGTAGCCTTTTTTCTTCGAGCGAATAATAACCTCTATGAAGCGGTCCAATCCAGATTACTGGCCTTTCATTTTTTCGATATCAAGATTCCTCTAACCAACCACTTTCCAAATCTGATAGATCTGGATCCTGATATTTTGGTAGGGCAGCCTTCTGTACTGGTCGCCCTGGCTCAACATTACGTGCGAATTGGAAAGAAGGCGGACTTTACGAAGGTTGTTTCAGTGGCTGAAGTCTTGGAAGAAGATCAACGAGATTTTTTGACTCAGGTTTTTGGGTGCAACATAAGTCAGGTCTATCAATGTACCGAAGGCTTTTTGGCATACACCTGCCGGGAAGGGCACTTGCACCTAAATGAGGATTGGCTGGAAATTGAAAAAAGGTATTTGGATGATTCGAAGACTCGTTTTCATCCCATCATTACCGATTACTTAAGAAGCTCTCAACCTGTGGTTCGGTATGAACTCAACGACATATTGCACGAAGGACCACCCTGCAGTTGCGGTTCGAAATCGACAGTACTGAGTAAAATCGAAGGTCGATCGGATGATGTTTTTCGATTTGAACAAGGAAATGCGGCTGTCGATATTTATCCGGATTTCATTCGAAGATCGGTCCTGTTGGCTTCTGAAGATATCGTCAACTACCGGGTAACCCGAATAGGTGAAAAAAAACTGAGCGTATTTCTGGAGGTGTTAAAGCCAGAAAAGCGGGAAATGCTATTTCAACGGGTGCAAAAAGAATTGAAAGTCCTGTTTTCCACTTATGGAATAGAGGGCATGGAAATAATTAAAGCGGATTTGAATCACAATCCAATGAACAAATTCAAAAGGGTGAAAAATGAATATTCAAAGAACGTTTAGCATAAAAGGGGTAGGGAAATACCTGCCGAAAACCTCGGTGCATAGTCACGAGATTGAAGATGAATTGGGCTTGCCCAAAGGATACATCTATAAAAATGTGGGTGTAGAGGTGCGTCATAAAGCTCGGGTAGAGTCAAATTCCTACATGGGAGAGCAGGCGTTGAGGGCCGCATTGGCCGATGCCAACATGACCATCGGCGATATTGATTGCCTTATTGGAGCCTCAGCTACATTCGACTACATCATTCCGAATCGGAGTTCGATGATCAAACATCAATTTCCGGAAGCAAATAGCCTTGATTTTCCCTGTATTGATATCAATACGGTTTGCACCAGTTTTATCTCTGCTCTGGATTATGCCTCTTTTTTACTCTCTACCGGGACCTATAAGAATGTAGCTATCGTCAGCTCTGAGCGCAGCTTGAAGGGATTGAACCCAGATGATGCTGAAACATTCGGCCTTTTTGGAGATGGTGCGGCAGCTGTTATTCTGAATTCGGCCAGAGAAGGGGGATTGATCAAACACTCCTGGAAGACCTATAGTGAGGGTGCGAAGTACACCATTATTGAAGGGGGCGGAAATGAGAATCATCCGCAGGAGGTTCCTTACGATTCATCGTTGTACTCCTTTAAAATGCAAGGTAGCAAGTTGCTCAAGTGTGCTATGGAAACTTTGCCCCGATACCTCAAGGATTTTTTTGGGAAGTTGAATCTTTCTTTACCCGATGTTGATCTCATCGTTCCTCACCAAGCCAGTAAACTGGGGTTGCGTATGTTGGCATCTTTGAATAACGGTTCTTCGCACAACATTTTTGACCATCTCGCTCATCATGGAAACTGCATTGCGGCATCGATTCCCATTGCTTTGGTGACGAGCATAAAGAATCAGAGACTTAAGGAAGGGGATACTTGTTTTCTATTGGGTACTGCTGCCGGAGTTTCGATAGGTGGATTACTCTTTAAATATACCCGGACATGAATTTGGTATTGGCCAATGGAATGCTGCTCGTGCTGGTCTTAGTAGAGTTGGGCTTTCTTCTATTTGTCCGGAAAGAAAAGGTCCCTTGGAAAGAGGTGGTCTTTAACCTAAATAGTGGTCATATATTTATGTGGGTTCTCCGTGGAATAGAGATTTCGGCTTTTCTATTCATTGCCAAGCACTGGAGTTTTTCCTGGATTGAAAGCTGGCCTTATGTCTTGAAATGGGTATTTGCTTTTCTTGCCTGGGATTTTTGTTTTTACTGGCTTCATCGACTTCATCATAAATTTCCGTTGCTTTGGGCGGTACACGTTGTCCATCACGAAGGAGAGCATTTTAGCTTGTCGCTCGGCATTCGAAATTCCTGGTATTCCTCCCTAACCTCACTTCCCTTTTTTGTGGCACTCGCCTTGATCGGAGTTCCGGTGGAAATTTTCATTGCTACTTCAAGCATTCATTATTTTATTCAATTCTACAACCACAATCGGGTGGTAGGGAAGAGCGGTTGGTTAGAGAAAATCATGATTACTCCCTCCCATCATCGGGTGCACCACGGAAAAAATCCGGAGTACTTGGATCGGAATTTTGGCGGAACTCTGGTGATTTGGGATAAGCTCTTTGGAACTTTTCAGGCCGAGATAAATTCTGTGCCCATTGAATTTGGTGTGAAGGATTATAAAACCAATTACAATGTCCTTTGGGCAAATAACCTGCCCTTCTTCAAATTGTTGGGGATTAGAAACGAGAACGGTAAGCCCCAATCCTTCATTTATCGGGTATCGGATTACTTGATCGGAACGGGTGGGCTTTTACTTTTTGGCCTGCTTCTATTCTACATTTCCATTGAAGGTAGGGTACCTGTAATTGACCAGGCGGGATTATTTGCCATCATCTTTTTAGGAACAATTGCCTTAGGAGGAATGTCTGAAGGAAAATTATGGGGGCTGTCTATTTGGGGATTCGTTTTTGGAATCCTATTTCCAGCCCTTCTTTTCTACCAGCAAATTTCCGATGCCATTCTCTGGGTGCTTTCCGGACTAATGGTCATTCACAGTTTAGTCACCGTGATTACCACCAGCAAGTATCCGATTGGAGAATTGCCTTCCCAAAAAATGGATGAATCTAATATTCTGCCTTAGGCGTTCGTTTCAACCCAGCTGCGTGCATTCACAAAGGCTTCGATCCAAGGGCTCAGCACATCATCGCGCTGATCTGCTGGGTAATGAGCCCAGTTCCATGGAAATACCGATCTCTCGAAGTGAGGCATAATGGATAGGTGTCTACCATCGGCACTGGCAATTCCAGCAGCGTGGTAGTCAGATCCATTTGGATTCCCAGGATAGCCCGTGTGGCTGTACTTGGCAATGATGTTGTAATCTGCTTCCGACTGTGGAAGGTCAAAATTCCCTTCACCGTGAGCTACCCAAATTCCAAGGCGCTTTCCAGATAGAGATCCAAGCATTACGGAATTGTTTTCGGGAATGTCTACGTTTACAAAACCAGATTCAAATTTTCCGGATTCGTTGTGCAGTAGCTTCGGATGATTTTCATGATCTGGATACAAAAGCTCCAATTCATTCATCAATTGACAACCGTTGCAAATTCCAAGAGACAGGGTGTTCGGACGGGCATAGAAATTATCCAGAGCCTTTTTTGCTTTTTCATTGTGCAAGAATGCTCCTGCCCAACCTTTCGCTGAACCGAGTACATCTGAATTCGAGAATCCACCAACAAATGCGATGAAGTTGACATCCGAAAGATCTTCAGCTCCCGAAATCAAATCAGTCATGTGAATGTCTTTCACATCAAAACCGGCCAGGTGCATGGCATAGGCCATTTCCCGATCACCGTTCACACCTTTCTCACGAATGATAGCGGCTTTAACTCCAGTTTTATTTTTACGATCTGGATCTAAGCCAAGAACGTCGTATTGCCCTTTGAAATCTGCTGGGAAGCGGAATTCCAAAGCTTGGTTTTTATAGTTGTTGAAACGCTCAGTAGCCAATGATTCTCCACTCTGCTTCTTGTCTAACAGATGAGAAGTTTTGTACCAAGTGTCTCTTAAACTTTTAATGTCAAAGCGGTAGTCGTTGCCTTTGGTTTTTATCGCTACTTCACTTCCGGCTTGATAGCTTCCTGCTTTGTACCAGGTCGCATTAATCTGATTCAATGTTTCACTTACGGCATCCATCTGAGCCGCATCTACTTGAATCAGGATTCCTGCTTTTTCAGAGAACAACAATTGAATGTCGTCACCAGCAGGAATTTCGGATAGGTCTAAGTTCCAACCTGAATTTGTTTCAGCAAAAGTCATTTCGAGCAAAGCGGTAATCATACCTCCAGCTGAAATATCATGACCTGCCAGGATTTTTCCTTCGCTAATCAACCCTTGAACCGCATTGAACGTGGCTGCAAATTTCTTAGCATCCAAAATGGCAGGAGCTTGAGAACCAATTTTATTAACTACCTGAGCGAAACTACTTCCACCCAATTTGAAATCGTCTTCTGAAAGATCGACATAGATTAAGCTGGATCCTTCAACAGGCTGAACAACCGGTTCTACGATTCGTCTCAAATCAGAAACTTCACCCACAGCACTGATAATTACTGTACCTGGAGCGTATACCGTTTCGTTCGGGTATTTCTGAGCCATGGAAAGAGAATCCTTTCCGGTTGGAATATTGAGTCCCAACTCACAAGCAAAATCACTTACTCCTTGAACAGCGTCGTATAGTCGGGCATTTTCACCTTCATTTTTGGCAGGCCACATCCAGTTTGCACTAAGCGATACTCCTTTAATCCCATCTTGGATAGGAGCCCAAATCAAATTGGTAAGGGCTTCGGCAATGGATGCTTGAGAACCCGCAATCGGATCAATCAAAGCTGATACTGGAGCGTGCCCGATAGAAGTTGCAATTCCTTTCTTTCCGCGGTAATCCAAAGCCATCACTCCCACATTATTCAGAGGAAGTTGGATAGGACCAGCTGTTTGCTGTTTGGCAACGCGACCGGTTACGCAGCGATCTACTTTATTGGTCAACCAGTCTTTACAAGCTACAGCCTCCAATTGCAAAACAGCATTGAGGTAAGTAGAGAGTTTTTCGGCCTGGTAGCTTACCGCATCAAAATTGCTGGCTTGGCGCTTATCTTCCAAAATGGTTTTAGGCGATGAGCCAAACATGTGGGTGAGATCCCAATCCATCGGATTGGTGCCACTTTCTTTATTTTCAAATCGGAACTCGTGTTTTCCGGTAGTTTCTCCAACTACGTAGATTGGAGCACGCTCACGAGTTGCAATTTTTTGAAGCAATTCAAGATCCTCTTTTTTGAGGATAAGTCCCATTCGTTCCTGAGACTCGTTGCCAATAATTTCTTTGTCAGATAGAGTAGGGTCACCAACAGGAAGTTTCTTTACGTCAATGATTCCACCGGTTTCTTCCACCAATTCAGACAAGCAGTTCAAGTGTCCACCAGCTCCATGGTCATGGATGGATACAATCGGATTCTTCTCCAATTCGGCCATGGCTCGAATGGCGTTGTAAACCCGTTTTTGCATTTCCGGATTCGAACGTTGAATGGCGTTTAGTTCAATACCA is a window encoding:
- a CDS encoding sterol desaturase family protein, which encodes MNLVLANGMLLVLVLVELGFLLFVRKEKVPWKEVVFNLNSGHIFMWVLRGIEISAFLFIAKHWSFSWIESWPYVLKWVFAFLAWDFCFYWLHRLHHKFPLLWAVHVVHHEGEHFSLSLGIRNSWYSSLTSLPFFVALALIGVPVEIFIATSSIHYFIQFYNHNRVVGKSGWLEKIMITPSHHRVHHGKNPEYLDRNFGGTLVIWDKLFGTFQAEINSVPIEFGVKDYKTNYNVLWANNLPFFKLLGIRNENGKPQSFIYRVSDYLIGTGGLLLFGLLLFYISIEGRVPVIDQAGLFAIIFLGTIALGGMSEGKLWGLSIWGFVFGILFPALLFYQQISDAILWVLSGLMVIHSLVTVITTSKYPIGELPSQKMDESNILP
- a CDS encoding beta-ketoacyl-ACP synthase III (FabH; beta-ketoacyl-acyl carrier protein synthase III; catalyzes the condensation of acetyl-CoA with malonyl-ACP to initiate cycles of fatty acid elongation; differs from 3-oxoacyl-(acyl carrier protein) synthase I and II in that it utilizes CoA thioesters as primers rather than acyl-ACPs); this encodes MNIQRTFSIKGVGKYLPKTSVHSHEIEDELGLPKGYIYKNVGVEVRHKARVESNSYMGEQALRAALADANMTIGDIDCLIGASATFDYIIPNRSSMIKHQFPEANSLDFPCIDINTVCTSFISALDYASFLLSTGTYKNVAIVSSERSLKGLNPDDAETFGLFGDGAAAVILNSAREGGLIKHSWKTYSEGAKYTIIEGGGNENHPQEVPYDSSLYSFKMQGSKLLKCAMETLPRYLKDFFGKLNLSLPDVDLIVPHQASKLGLRMLASLNNGSSHNIFDHLAHHGNCIAASIPIALVTSIKNQRLKEGDTCFLLGTAAGVSIGGLLFKYTRT
- a CDS encoding MBL fold metallo-hydrolase; this encodes MVEVKFELRSAGYCEAKESQALRGRPNNPMKFYATYAHIEHPVHGHILFDTGYTRRFYEGTQELPLKIYANVTKVFITEEEEAKNALQESGIDPAAIKYIIVSHFHADHIGGLKDFPNAQFICSKEGFEDVIGKTGFSALRRGFVPNLLPDDFSERAHFVSFDRATKKVYGLGNVIDFFGDDSLIICRLNGHVKGQIGLLLQAEKRILLISDAAWLTENYKDLHLPSPMVRLFFHSWRAYKESLYRVHAYHKRNPETEIIPCHCEQTFRRITGKT
- a CDS encoding adenylate cyclase — encoded protein: MKLSKPAIIKHFLTFRLSRLMRSNWVGSARKKTWKKNLSRSPFYSSLVSSGEFPLMNKELFMENFDSINTVGIKKEEAFALAQESEKSRDFAPAIRGISIGLSSGTSGNRGIFLTSKREKELWVAAVLDRVIGISWKKRKVAFFLRANNNLYEAVQSRLLAFHFFDIKIPLTNHFPNLIDLDPDILVGQPSVLVALAQHYVRIGKKADFTKVVSVAEVLEEDQRDFLTQVFGCNISQVYQCTEGFLAYTCREGHLHLNEDWLEIEKRYLDDSKTRFHPIITDYLRSSQPVVRYELNDILHEGPPCSCGSKSTVLSKIEGRSDDVFRFEQGNAAVDIYPDFIRRSVLLASEDIVNYRVTRIGEKKLSVFLEVLKPEKREMLFQRVQKELKVLFSTYGIEGMEIIKADLNHNPMNKFKRVKNEYSKNV
- the purL gene encoding phosphoribosylformylglycinamidine synthase translates to MIQFFASDSTKFYAVGLSGKLSEADLSKLTWLFGNATPLDTETVEGFFVGPRREMITPWSTNAVEITQNMGVEGIERIEEFFQVENESADHDPMLEVLYQNLDQSLFTIDKQPDQVEYIEDIEAYNKQEGLALSGEEIAYLRDVAEQLGRKLTDSEIFGFSQVNSEHCRHKIFNGQFIIDGEEMPSSLFKLIKKTSAENPNRIVSAYKDNVAFIEGPKAEQFAPERQDESSTFVTSEFDSVISLKAETHNFPTTVEPFNGAATGSGGEIRDRMAGGKGSMPLAGTAVYMTSYSRLENDRNWENMDERKWLYQTPMDILIKASDGASDFGNKFGQPLINGSVLTFEHEEGEKKFGFDKVIMLAGGIGYGKKQEALKDTPDAGDQIVVMGGDNYRIGMGGGAVSSVATGEFSSGIELNAIQRSNPEMQKRVYNAIRAMAELEKNPIVSIHDHGAGGHLNCLSELVEETGGIIDVKKLPVGDPTLSDKEIIGNESQERMGLILKKEDLELLQKIATRERAPIYVVGETTGKHEFRFENKESGTNPMDWDLTHMFGSSPKTILEDKRQASNFDAVSYQAEKLSTYLNAVLQLEAVACKDWLTNKVDRCVTGRVAKQQTAGPIQLPLNNVGVMALDYRGKKGIATSIGHAPVSALIDPIAGSQASIAEALTNLIWAPIQDGIKGVSLSANWMWPAKNEGENARLYDAVQGVSDFACELGLNIPTGKDSLSMAQKYPNETVYAPGTVIISAVGEVSDLRRIVEPVVQPVEGSSLIYVDLSEDDFKLGGSSFAQVVNKIGSQAPAILDAKKFAATFNAVQGLISEGKILAGHDISAGGMITALLEMTFAETNSGWNLDLSEIPAGDDIQLLFSEKAGILIQVDAAQMDAVSETLNQINATWYKAGSYQAGSEVAIKTKGNDYRFDIKSLRDTWYKTSHLLDKKQSGESLATERFNNYKNQALEFRFPADFKGQYDVLGLDPDRKNKTGVKAAIIREKGVNGDREMAYAMHLAGFDVKDIHMTDLISGAEDLSDVNFIAFVGGFSNSDVLGSAKGWAGAFLHNEKAKKALDNFYARPNTLSLGICNGCQLMNELELLYPDHENHPKLLHNESGKFESGFVNVDIPENNSVMLGSLSGKRLGIWVAHGEGNFDLPQSEADYNIIAKYSHTGYPGNPNGSDYHAAGIASADGRHLSIMPHFERSVFPWNWAHYPADQRDDVLSPWIEAFVNARSWVETNA